In Armatimonadota bacterium, the genomic stretch AGGGGCTGCGCAAGATAGACTCCTTGCCCGCGGGCATGAGCAAGACCGAGTTCCTGCGCTACCGCACCGCGGAGGCGCTAGTGGAGAGCAGAGGCTTCGACCTGCTGGCGATGGGGCGGCCGGAGGGTCCCGGCTGCTATTGCTACGCCAATAACGTCCTGCGGGCGTGCGTGGACGAACTGCAGTCGCAATACCGCTTTATCGTGATGGATGCGGAGGCGGGCCTGGAGCATCTCAGCCGCCGCACCACCCGCGACGTGGACCTCCTGGTGCTGCTGAGTGATGCCTCCGTCCGCGGGGTGGAAACGGCGGCGCGGGCCCTGGATCTGATTCGCGACCTGAAGACCTCCGTCGGGCGCCACCTGCTGGCGCTGACGAGAGTGAGTACCGTGCCCCCGGATCTGGAGGCTGCGGTGCGGGCGCGCGGGATGGTGGTGGAGGCAACCATCCCCGAGGATGAGGAACTCCGGCGCCTCGACGCGGCGGGCAAGCCGCTGGTGGAGGTGTCTGCGGACAGCCCGGCGCTGGCGGCAGTCGTCGGGATGCTCCAGCTTGGCGGGATAATCCCGCAGTAACGGCGCCCCACGCCGCCGAAGCCCCCTGATCCCCCCTGAAGCTGCCGTTGTTGGGGATGCGAGCGTGGTAACACTGAGCCAAGAGGTGGCTTGCTTCTAGACTGTGCCATGTGACCGTGGCCACGGGATGCGTTTTTTCGTGGAGTTGAAGGTTTACAGGATTGGACGCCGTATGATATGCTAGGGCTGGTTGTGAAACGTCTCACAAGCATGGTCTCCGTCCTGCGGCGGTCTCCGGTGACCTGGCGATCGGCCGAGGCGGCGGCCGGGCGTGACGAGGAATCCCGTGCCGCCGCGGAGGGCGGGTCGCGGGGGGCTCGGAAGGCGCGCCGGCCCAGGAAGTCTTCCCAGCAAGGTGCACGCTATGGCGAATGTCTTGACCACGTGCCCGTTCTGCGGGTCGGGATGTAACCTGTATCTTCGGGTGGAGGGCGACAGACTCGTCGGGGTCATGCCCAGCCAATCGCATCCCGTGGCCCGGGGCAAGCTGTGTGTGCGAGGATGGCATGCGCACGAGTTCGTTTCCCACCCTGACCGCCTGCGCACACCCCTGGTCAAGCAAGACGGCGAGTTGCGCCCGGCTTCGTGGGAGCGGGCGCTGTCGCTGGTGGCGCAGCGGCTGCCGCGTGGGCAAGAGGTAGGAGTAGTCGGCTCCGCCCGCTGCTCCAACGAGGACAACTTCCTGCTGATGAAGCTCGCGCGCTGCGTCCTGGGCACCGACAACGTGGACTTCTCGAGCCGCCCTCAACGCATCGCCGATCTCGCTGCCCTGCGCGCGGCCTTCGGGGTGGCGGCGGCCACCAATTCCGCCCCCGAGCTGGCCGACGCCGAGGTCATAACCGTCATCGGCGCCGACGCGGTGTCGGAGGTGACGATGATCGCCTCCCTCATCTATGAGGCGGTCGGCCGCGGCGCCAAGCTCATCGTCATCTCGGCTCTGCCCACGCAGATGTCGGCGGTGGCGGAGGTGTGCCTGCAACCCCGGGCCGGCACCGAGCCGACGTTGCTGTGCGGCCTGGTGAAGTCGGTGCGCGACCAGGGGCTGCTGGACTCGTCCGCGCTTGATCACGACTGGGATGGCTACGATCAGTTTGTGACCAGCCTGTCGAGCTTCAGCCTCGAGCAGGTGGAGCAGGCAACCGGCGTATCGCCGGCCCAGCTCGACCTGGCGGCGCGGCTGTGCGGCGGCGCGCGCAAGAGCGTAGTGCTCTACTCCAGCGGCGTCGGTCAGCATCCTGGCGCCGCCACCATGGCTACCGCCCTCACCAATCTCGTCGCGCTGACCAGCCATGTGGGTGAGGCGGCGATGGGGCTGTTCCCCCTGGCGCGGCAGAACAACTTCCAGGGCGCCTTGGATATGGGCCTGGCGCCGGGGCTGTTGACGGGCGGGCAAAGCATGGGCGACGCCGAGGCGCGGGCAGCGTTCGAGCAGGCATGGGGGTGCCGCTTGCCCGCGCCCGCCGGCAAGTCGCTGCCGGACCTGCTCAGCAGCGTGAAGGGCCTCTACGTCATGGGCGCGGACATCGTGCAAGGGGCGGCCGATCCGGCGCAAGCCCGGCAGCGCCTGGCGGCGCTGGACTTCCTGGTGGTGCAAGAGTTGTTCATGACCGAGACCGCGCAGTTGGCTGACGTGGTCTTGCCGGCGGCCGCGTTCGCGGAGAAGGACGGCACGACGACCGCGACCGATCGCCGCGTGCAGCGGGTGCGCCGCGCGGTGGCGCCGCCGGGCGAGGCGCGCCCGGACTGGGAGATCATCTGCGACCTCGCCGCCCGCCTGGGGGCAACGTGGCGTTACCAGTCGCCGGCGGCGGTGATGGCGGAGATCGCGGCGCTGACGCCGGCCTATCGGGGGATCACCTACGAGCGGCTGGAGCAGGGCTGGGGCGCCTACTGGCCGAGCGCCAACGGCAACGGGCAGCACCTGCACTTGAAGGGGTTGGGGTTGCGGCCCCTGGCGTGCCCGCCGGCGGCGCCGGCGCCGGGGGGCGATAGCACATACCCCTTCGTGTTGGCGCTCGATCCCACGGCCGAGCGCTGGGCGACCGATGCCACGACTCGCCACTGCGACATGCTGCGGCGCGAGTACGGCATCGGCGCCGCCGATTTCCCCGCCGGCTATGTGCGCATGCACCCGAATGACGCTCAGGAGCTGCAACTGCGGCAGGGCTTCCGGGTCAAGCTGGTATCGGCGCACGGGGAGGCGCACGCGCAGCTCCGGCTCGACCCCCAGATGCCGGCGCGCACACTGGCGATGCCGTATCATCTGCGCGAGCAGGCGCGAGAGGTGTTTGGCGGCGCGA encodes the following:
- a CDS encoding AAA family ATPase, yielding MSAGAYAGATHTTIAVTGKGGTGKTTVAALMVRALVERDLTPVLAVDADPNLNLNAALGIEVAATVGDVREEGLRKIDSLPAGMSKTEFLRYRTAEALVESRGFDLLAMGRPEGPGCYCYANNVLRACVDELQSQYRFIVMDAEAGLEHLSRRTTRDVDLLVLLSDASVRGVETAARALDLIRDLKTSVGRHLLALTRVSTVPPDLEAAVRARGMVVEATIPEDEELRRLDAAGKPLVEVSADSPALAAVVGMLQLGGIIPQ
- a CDS encoding molybdopterin-dependent oxidoreductase → MANVLTTCPFCGSGCNLYLRVEGDRLVGVMPSQSHPVARGKLCVRGWHAHEFVSHPDRLRTPLVKQDGELRPASWERALSLVAQRLPRGQEVGVVGSARCSNEDNFLLMKLARCVLGTDNVDFSSRPQRIADLAALRAAFGVAAATNSAPELADAEVITVIGADAVSEVTMIASLIYEAVGRGAKLIVISALPTQMSAVAEVCLQPRAGTEPTLLCGLVKSVRDQGLLDSSALDHDWDGYDQFVTSLSSFSLEQVEQATGVSPAQLDLAARLCGGARKSVVLYSSGVGQHPGAATMATALTNLVALTSHVGEAAMGLFPLARQNNFQGALDMGLAPGLLTGGQSMGDAEARAAFEQAWGCRLPAPAGKSLPDLLSSVKGLYVMGADIVQGAADPAQARQRLAALDFLVVQELFMTETAQLADVVLPAAAFAEKDGTTTATDRRVQRVRRAVAPPGEARPDWEIICDLAARLGATWRYQSPAAVMAEIAALTPAYRGITYERLEQGWGAYWPSANGNGQHLHLKGLGLRPLACPPAAPAPGGDSTYPFVLALDPTAERWATDATTRHCDMLRREYGIGAADFPAGYVRMHPNDAQELQLRQGFRVKLVSAHGEAHAQLRLDPQMPARTLAMPYHLREQAREVFGGASAGEVEGHQVYPPVAVSVTAASE